From Nguyenibacter vanlangensis, one genomic window encodes:
- a CDS encoding EscU/YscU/HrcU family type III secretion system export apparatus switch protein — MPEEGSGGGERSQAPTEKRLQTAREDGNVAQSRELQMLVVLGAFLIVFTMTTATAGRAFLGHMHGLMEHFDTISPDMPSVYAATLLAGREGALLAAPLALASLVVVVTCSMLQTGFLFRPQALVPDITRLSPIRGLTRLFSVTNLVELLKSLVKFVVFGLLLYGVAQGTLRVAPEAERWTIPRLSSELMAWFAYATLIILVVQCVIAVLDDLWTRYHRLNGLRMSLQDIKEETRQTDGDPHVKAKLKVIRRRRARQRMIQAVRKATVVVTNPTHYAVALSYENGADGAPKIVAKGMDELAARIRHAAEDAKVPVVSNPSLARALYTLPLDAEIPPEYFQPVAAIIAYVMKLRTPGSRAPRKS, encoded by the coding sequence ATGCCAGAGGAAGGATCGGGCGGCGGAGAGCGGAGCCAGGCCCCGACCGAGAAGAGGCTCCAGACCGCCCGCGAGGACGGCAATGTCGCCCAGTCCCGGGAATTGCAGATGCTGGTCGTGCTGGGCGCGTTTCTGATCGTCTTCACCATGACGACCGCGACGGCGGGCCGCGCGTTTCTCGGCCACATGCATGGCCTGATGGAGCATTTCGACACGATCTCGCCGGACATGCCGTCGGTCTATGCGGCGACCCTGCTGGCCGGGCGCGAGGGAGCATTGCTGGCGGCACCGCTGGCGCTGGCCAGTCTGGTGGTCGTCGTCACGTGCAGCATGCTGCAGACCGGTTTTCTGTTCCGTCCGCAGGCCCTTGTCCCGGATATCACGCGCCTGTCCCCCATTCGCGGACTGACACGCCTGTTCAGCGTGACCAACCTGGTGGAACTGCTGAAGAGCCTGGTCAAATTCGTGGTCTTCGGTCTTCTGCTCTATGGCGTGGCGCAGGGCACCTTGCGCGTGGCGCCCGAAGCCGAGCGCTGGACCATTCCCCGCCTGTCGTCGGAACTGATGGCGTGGTTCGCGTATGCTACGCTGATCATCCTGGTCGTACAATGCGTGATCGCCGTTCTGGACGATCTGTGGACCCGGTACCACAGGCTGAACGGATTGCGCATGAGCCTGCAGGACATCAAGGAAGAAACGCGCCAGACCGACGGCGACCCGCACGTCAAAGCCAAGCTGAAGGTAATCCGCCGCAGGCGCGCGCGGCAGCGCATGATACAGGCGGTCAGGAAGGCCACGGTCGTCGTGACCAATCCGACCCACTACGCCGTGGCGCTGTCTTACGAAAACGGCGCGGACGGCGCGCCGAAGATCGTCGCCAAGGGAATGGACGAGCTGGCGGCCCGGATCCGGCACGCGGCCGAGGATGCGAAAGTGCCCGTGGTGTCGAACCCGTCCCTGGCGCGCGCCCTGTATACGCTGCCGCTGGATGCGGAAATTCCGCCGGAATATTTCCAGCCCGTCGCAGCGATCATCGCATATGTCATGAAGCTGAGGACCCCCGGATCGCGCGCGCCTCGGAAATCATGA
- a CDS encoding flagellar biosynthetic protein FliR, whose product MTGDPSFPGGSLAVLAAMFLVALCRVSAMVMTAPGLGETTSPMVVRAGIALATTVTILPVIQDRLVHVAGTAMRVPFMAVAIIAGELLCGAFIGWLARLVATALGIAMQIISIFTGLSSVLQPDVELGASSTAISHMASFLVPVIVLSTGLYVFPLAAVAGSYTLFPPGHMPMVGDMAKSVTAATAQSFALAVQLAAPFVLIGTLWPAMLGVLNRLMPAIQVYAIAMPAQLLGGVLLLAMLIQVMTGVWEGRMNDLLAGLPGIGAGVARR is encoded by the coding sequence ATGACCGGGGACCCGTCTTTTCCCGGCGGCTCGCTCGCCGTGCTGGCCGCCATGTTTCTTGTCGCGCTCTGCCGTGTCAGCGCCATGGTGATGACGGCCCCCGGACTCGGTGAGACGACGTCGCCCATGGTGGTCAGGGCGGGAATCGCACTGGCCACCACCGTGACCATCCTGCCCGTCATTCAGGACCGCCTGGTGCATGTGGCGGGCACGGCGATGCGCGTGCCGTTCATGGCGGTGGCCATCATCGCGGGCGAGCTTCTGTGCGGCGCATTCATCGGATGGCTGGCCAGGCTGGTGGCGACGGCACTGGGCATCGCCATGCAGATCATCTCGATCTTCACCGGCCTGTCCAGCGTTCTGCAGCCGGACGTGGAACTGGGGGCGTCCAGTACGGCCATCAGCCATATGGCATCGTTCCTGGTGCCGGTCATCGTCCTGTCCACCGGTCTGTACGTGTTTCCCCTGGCGGCGGTTGCAGGGTCGTACACCCTGTTCCCGCCGGGCCACATGCCCATGGTGGGCGACATGGCGAAGAGCGTCACGGCAGCCACGGCGCAGAGTTTCGCCCTGGCGGTCCAACTGGCCGCGCCGTTCGTCCTGATCGGGACCTTGTGGCCGGCGATGCTGGGCGTGCTGAACCGGCTGATGCCGGCCATCCAGGTCTATGCCATCGCCATGCCGGCGCAGCTTCTGGGCGGCGTGCTGCTGCTGGCCATGCTGATCCAGGTCATGACCGGCGTCTGGGAGGGGCGGATGAACGATCTGCTGGCCGGCCTGCCCGGGATAGGGGCCGGCGTGGCGCGACGCTAA
- a CDS encoding flagellar biosynthetic protein FliQ — MHHAVDIHEILRQTLLVTVKMGAPSLLASLCAGVLVSLMQAMTQVSEATLSFVPKFVAAMAALLLTGSFMYSTLNTYAHTIFDQMIMVGGS, encoded by the coding sequence ATGCATCATGCGGTCGATATTCATGAGATATTGCGGCAGACCCTGCTTGTGACCGTCAAGATGGGCGCGCCCTCTCTGCTGGCGTCGCTGTGCGCCGGTGTCCTGGTCTCGCTGATGCAGGCCATGACCCAGGTGAGCGAGGCGACATTGTCCTTCGTGCCGAAATTCGTGGCGGCGATGGCCGCCCTGCTGCTGACGGGCTCGTTCATGTATTCCACATTGAACACCTATGCCCATACGATCTTCGACCAGATGATCATGGTTGGAGGTTCATGA
- a CDS encoding flagellar hook-basal body complex protein FliE: protein MISDITTRSLDAINAYGQTQKTLQPANDGLDGGQDSPSTDIVSSFGDVLGSALNNAVATGKSAEAQAAAGLSGTGNLTDIATSVEEAKLTLQTVTTIRDRVVQAYQDVMKMSI from the coding sequence ATGATCAGCGACATCACCACACGCAGTCTGGACGCGATCAATGCCTATGGGCAGACGCAGAAGACGTTACAGCCGGCCAACGACGGCCTGGATGGCGGCCAGGATTCCCCGTCGACGGATATCGTCTCCAGCTTCGGCGACGTGCTGGGGAGCGCGCTCAACAACGCCGTCGCGACAGGCAAGAGCGCCGAGGCGCAGGCCGCCGCGGGCCTGTCTGGCACCGGCAATTTGACGGATATCGCGACGTCGGTCGAAGAGGCGAAGCTGACGTTGCAGACCGTTACCACGATCAGGGACCGCGTCGTTCAGGCCTATCAGGACGTCATGAAGATGTCGATCTAG